A genomic region of Kluyveromyces marxianus DMKU3-1042 DNA, complete genome, chromosome 5 contains the following coding sequences:
- the ACS2 gene encoding acetate--CoA ligase ACS2 — MVLGKAHKIVHEAHEVLARHAPEHFYKSQPGKSYCADEEQYRQMYSQSINDPSGFFGPLAKEYLHWDRPFTQVQSGSLEHGDVAWFLNGELNASYNCVDRHAFANPDKPALIYEADDESENKVITFGELLRQVSEVAGVLKSWGVKKGDTVAVYLPMIPAAVVAMLAVARLGAIHSVIFAGFSAGSLKERVVDAGCKVVITCDEGKRGGKTVHTKKIVDEGLAGVDSVAKILVFQRTGTVGIPMKPGRDFWWHEECVKQKGYLPPVPVNSEDPLFLLYTSGSTGSPKGVVHSTAGYLLGSALTTRYVFDIHPEDVLFTAGDVGWITGHTYALYGPLTLGTATIIFESTPAYPDYGRYWRIIERHRATHFYVAPTALRLIKRVGEQEIAKYDTSSLRVLGSVGEPISPDLWEWYHEKVGNKNCVICDTMWQTESGSHLIAPLAGAVPTKPGSATVPFFGINACIIDPVSGEELTGNDVEGVLAIKSPWPSMARSVWNNHSRYFETYLKPYPGYYFTGDGAGRDHDGYYWIRGRVDDVVNVSGHRLSTAEIEAALVEHEGVSESAVVGITDELTGQAVIAFVSLKDGYLAEDAVEGDPAHISPDKLRRELILQVRGEIGPFAAPKTVVIVNDLPKTRSGKIMRRVLRKIASKEADQLGDLSTLANPDVVPSIISSVETQFFNQQKK; from the coding sequence ATGGTATTAGGAAAGGCTCACAAGATTGTGCACGAAGCACACGAAGTTTTGGCCCGCCATGCGCCAGAACATTTCTACAAGTCGCAACCAGGCAAGTCGTACTGTGCGGATGAAGAACAGTACCGCCAAATGTACAGCCAATCGATCAACGACCCAAGCGGCTTTTTTGGACCCTTGGCTAAGGAGTACTTGCACTGGGACCGCCCATTCACGCAAGTGCAAAGCGGTTCGTTGGAACACGGCGATGTTGCGTGGTTTTTGAACGGTGAGTTGAACGCCTCGTATAACTGTGTTGATAGACACGCGTTTGCCAACCCAGACAAGCCAGCTTTGATCTACGAAGCCGACGACGAATCTGAAAACAAGGTCATCACCTTTGGCGAATTGTTGAGACAGGTCTCTGAAGTCGCTGGTGTCTTGAAGTCATGGGGTGTCAAGAAGGGTGACACCGTTGCTGTGTATTTGCCAATGATTCCAGCCGCTGTTGTTGCCATGTTGGCTGTTGCCAGATTGGGTGCCATCCACTCTGTCATCTTTGCTGGTTTCTCAGCCGGTTCCTTGAAGGAAAGAGTCGTCGATGCTGGCTGTAAAGTTGTCATCACCTGCGATGAGGGTAAGAGAGGTGGTAAAACGGTCCACACCAAGAAGATTGTTGACGAAGGTTTGGCTGGTGTCGACTCCGTTGCCAAGATCTTGGTCTTCCAAAGAACTGGTACCGTTGGCATCCCAATGAAGCCAGGTAGAGATTTCTGGTGGCACGAGGAATGTGTCAAGCAAAAGGGTTACCTACCACCTGTCCCAGTTAACTCTGAGGACCCATTGTTCTTGCTATACACTTCCGGTTCCACCGGTTCTCCAAAGGGTGTTGTCCACTCCACCGCAGGTTACTTGTTGGGTTCCGCATTGACCACCAGATATGTCTTCGATATCCACCCAGAAGATGTCTTGTTTACCGCTGGTGACGTCGGTTGGATTACCGGTCACACTTATGCTTTGTATGGTCCATTGACTCTTGGTACCGCCACCATCATCTTTGAATCCACCCCTGCCTACCCAGATTACGGTAGATACTGGAGAATCATCGAACGTCACAGAGCTACCCACTTCTACGTTGCCCCAACCGCGCTAAGATTGATCAAGCGTGTTGGTGAACAGGAAATCGCCAAGTACGACACCTCTTCCTTGAGAGTGTTGGGTTCTGTTGGTGAGCCAATCTCCCCAGATCTATGGGAATGGTATCACGAAAAGGTCGGTAACAAGAATTGTGTCATCTGTGACACCATGTGGCAAACCGAATCTGGTTCCCACTTGATCGCTCCATTGGCAGGTGCTGTGCCAACCAAGCCAGGTTCCGCTACCGTTCCATTCTTTGGTATCAACGCATGCATCATCGACCCAGTCTCCGGTGAAGAGTTGACAGGTAACGATGTCGAAGGTGTCTTGGCCATCAAGTCACCATGGCCTTCAATGGCCAGATCTGTCTGGAACAATCACTCCCGTTACTTCGAAACCTACTTGAAGCCATACCCTGGTTACTACTTCACCGGTGACGGTGCTGGTAGAGACCACGACGGTTACTACTGGATCAGAGGTAGAGTTGACGATGTCGTGAACGTCTCCGGTCACAGACTATCTACCGCTGAAATCGAAGCCGCCTTGGTCGAACACGAAGGTGTCTCAGAATCTGCCGTCGTTGGTATCACCGACGAACTTACAGGTCAAGCTGTTATCGCCTTTGTCTCCTTGAAGGACGGTTACCTAGCCGAAGACGCAGTAGAAGGTGACCCAGCCCACATCTCCCCAGACAAGCTACGTCGTGAGCTAATCTTACAAGTTAGAGGTGAAATTGGTCCATTCGCTGCACCAAAGACCGTTGTCATTGTCAACGACTTGCCAAAGACAAGATCAGGTAAGATCATGAGAAGAGTCTTGAGAAAGATCGCTTCAAAGGAAGCCGACCAATTGGGTGACCTAAGTACACTTGCTAACCCAGATGTTGTTCCATCTATTATCTCAAGTGTCGAAACCCAATTCTTTAAccaacaaaagaaataa
- the SEC7 gene encoding Arf family guanine nucleotide exchange factor SEC7: MPEEATESTGPVVSVEPDVQIPESPKTVAMKIDESHSENGSNRETKPPSVHNLAVNTSKTATNGHARSLSVVSNNVNNTNIKSVVLFVKSTLQEVTKAKEMKKLTSCQKDIDRTLSSLDQSLESVGNATNVSIEMDSLLVFEALRSCCRSKVVDIQIKALDCLSKLFSFQALDESLLVNPPDAMASNDQNQETAGITPPPKLKLVDAVIDTICDCFEGENTDPRVELQVVRGLASCILTDEPTSSVHGASLLKAIRQIYNIFIFSLNSSNQGIAQATLTQIVSTVFDRIDIKGLNQQRSLSTISLRNGGSTNEESSTPASEHPLTLENLDTLNAETERLVDEEENTRKVDEYITDEQALTIKDAFLVFRAMAKISAKPLEDSLDMRSHAVRSKLLSLHTLHSILKDHIEVFLSHNVRVPGNDQSTLVHAINQYLCLSLARNAASPIAPVYEITLEIMWLIISNLRSEFKREIPVFLTDIYFPIADLKTSTNHQKRYFLSIIQRVCNDPRTIIEFYLNYDCDTQMPNVVELIVNYLTNLALTRVDITSSQRAYYTESLSKPLATFTYTQVPLLSISNIPSASDSSQLPFPVDYALKQTALTCMVAFLKSLSSWAHKALNAATMSSVGSGQLKSLSQRADSTSFLSTNRPRSSSALSAVSNADTNSVSESTVNDETDDPQQFENAKLRKTELLNCVKLFNYKSKKGINEAIKKGFIKDDSNDAIATWLLNTDGLDLSVVGDYLGEGDEKNIAIMHAFVDQFDFTGLTIVNALRQFLQKFRLPGEGQKIDRFMLKFAERYVEQNPHVFSKADTAYVLSYSIIMLNTDLHSNQIKKKMTLEEFIENNAGIDNGKDLPREYMEQLFDEIANNEIKILSEQHQAMVSGDASAVLPQPSSFGFFNGKDYEREAYIQVSKQISSKTELVFKNLSKNQDTVYYAASHVEHVKSIFETLWMSFLAALTPPFKEYNDIETSELCLKGITTSIKIAANFDIDYARASFVGALIQFANLQDLEEVKVKNIYAIRNLLEIAISEGNYMKDSWKDILVIVSQVERLQLISKGVDRETVPDVAQARLANHRSSMDSTRSSANQSFFDRWTRKATPVEIAQEKYQNQTLSPNIAKLITSSELVVLIDKIFTNSSALSGSAIIDFIKALTEVSLEEIDSSQNATTPRMFSLQKMVDVCYYNMDRIRLEWTPLWNVMGEAFNKIGTESNLAVVFFAIDSLRQLSIRFLDIEELSGFEFQLDFLKPFEHIVENTKDIDVQEMCIECFHNFILTKSGKIKSGWKPILKSLKFTAQSPNEKIVTRTYELVSQDIVKDHFYDVLAIDDSFVDLVLVLKEITKNQKHQKLALHSLETLRKITGQVAELCFKDSENPILQGKDEFEDIWLPLLFCFNDTIMTAVDLEVRSRALNYMFDALVANGSEFSVEFWNKICTQLLFPIFGILSKHWEVNQFNSHDDMSVWLSTTLIQALRNMVALFTHYFDSLNGLLSGILGLMVSCICQENDTIARIGRSCLQQLILQNMSEFTDTHWHQVTEAFGTLFQLTTANELFESDPLKQGRRKSVPNTATTSASATTATAPSTNGTATGSTADTTSEAENSKAEEEMERAIAEENGQDVGNEQEGAMGSGEDIDVLPPQRLVVTKSSEALKQKVSVKNTIVVKCILQLLMIESLSELFEVEAFMNTIPFDDAIKLTKLLESSYEFARDFNDDYELRTRLVEARVSNKIPNLAKQETSSAAVLINILFKLYLNRDPPESDAVAKHQALLERLVSICVTIVQRYVAMNDGVSERAVNNWRPVIVEIIQGYSEFDDSDYKVQCKTMYDLILQILEKPCPDDLRYAIRVFLTRIRETFLEDDQSEETPVA, encoded by the coding sequence ATGCCGGAAGAAGCTACAGAAAGTACAGGGCCTGTGGTGTCTGTGGAGCCCGATGTACAAATTCCTGAATCTCCAAAGACGGTTGCGATGAAGATAGATGAATCGCATTCAGAAAATGGGTCGAACAGAGAAACTAAACCACCATCTGTGCATAACCTAGCGGTTAATACATCTAAAACAGCTACCAATGGACATGCCAGGAGCTTGTCGGTGGTTTCAAACAACGTTAATAACACGAATATCAAGtctgttgttcttttcgtGAAGTCCACTCTACAGGAAGTTACAAAGGCAAAAGAGATGAAGAAGCTCACCAGCTGCCAAAAGGATATAGATCGGACTTTAAGTTCCTTGGACCAATCGCTTGAGTCTGTGGGCAATGCTACAAATGTCTCAATTGAGATGGACTCTTTGTTGGTGTTTGAAGCTTTGAGGTCTTGCTGTAGATCGAAGGTGGTTGATATCCAAATTAAGGCTCTAGATTGTCTATCAAAACTATTCTCGTTTCAAGCTCTCGATGAGTCTTTACTCGTTAACCCACCGGATGCTATGGCATCCAACGATCAGAATCAAGAAACCGCGGGCATCACACCTCCTCCGAAGCTAAAACTTGTCGATGCTGTCATTGACACAATATGTGACTGCTTCGAGGGTGAAAATACAGATCCGAGAGTCGAACTGCAGGTTGTGCGTGGTTTAGCAAGCTGCATTCTAACAGATGAACCAACGTCGTCTGTTCACGGTGCTTCGTTACTAAAAGCAATCAGACAGATCTATAAtatctttatcttttcCTTGAACTCTTCCAATCAGGGCATAGCACAGGCAACGTTGACCCAAATTGTCTCAACGGTCTTCGATAGAATTGATATTAAGGGTTTGAACCAACAACGCTCGTTGTCCACTATCAGTTTAAGAAATGGTGGTTCCACCAATGAAGAATCTTCTACACCAGCTTCTGAACATCCGTTAACGCTAGAAAATTTGGATACATTGAATGCTGAAACTGAAAGACTGgtagatgaagaagaaaataccCGCAAAGTGGATGAGTATATCACTGATGAACAAGCTCTAACGATCAAAGATGCGTTCTTGGTATTTAGAGCTATGGCAAAGATATCAGCAAAACCTCTAGAAGACTCATTAGATATGAGATCCCATGCAGTGAGATCAAAACTTTTGTCATTGCACACGCTACATTCAATTTTAAAGGATCATATTGAAGTTTTCTTATCACATAACGTCAGGGTACCTGGTAATGACCAGAGTACATTGGTTCATGCTATCAACCAGTATTTGTGCTTATCGTTGGCAAGAAATGCCGCCTCTCCGATTGCACCAGTCTATGAAATTACTTTAGAAATTATGTGGCTGATCATTTCGAACTTAAGATCAGAATTTAAACGTGAAATACCCGTCTTCCTTACTGATATATACTTCCCAATTGCTGATTTGAAGACTTCCACAAACCACCAGAAAAGATACTTTTTAAGCATAATACAACGTGTCTGTAATGATCCGCGGACAATTATTGAATTTTATTTGAATTACGACTGTGACACGCAAATGCCTAATGTGGTAGAACTGATAGTTAATTATCTCACGAATCTCGCATTAACAAGGGTAGATATCACATCATCGCAGAGAGCCTACTACACTGAATCTTTAAGCAAGCCACTTGCAACTTTTACTTACACACAAGTACCTTTGTTGTCTATTTCAAACATTCCATCAGCGTCGGATTCCTCACAGTTACCTTTCCCAGTAGACTATGCCTTAAAACAAACTGCTTTGACTTGTATGGTCGCATTCCTCAAATCTTTGAGTTCTTGGGCCCACAAGGCTCTTAATGCAGCCACCATGTCCTCTGTTGGTAGTGGTCAATTGAAGAGTTTGAGCCAAAGAGCTGACTCTACTTCCTTTTTGTCCACAAATAGAcctcgttcttcttctgcattAAGCGCAGTATCGAACGCCGATACAAATTCGGTATCTGAATCTACTGTAAATGACGAAACAGATGATCCTCAACAATTTGAGAATGCTAAACTCAGAAAAACGGAACTGCTGAATTGTgtcaaacttttcaattaCAAATCAAAGAAGGGTATTAATGAGGCAATCAAAAAGGGATTCATCAAAGATGATTCCAATGATGCAATCGCTACGTGGTTATTAAATACCGACGGTTTGGATTTGTCAGTTGTCGGAGATTATTTAGGTGAAGgtgatgaaaaaaatattgcAATAATGCATGCATTCGTTGATCAATTCGACTTCACTGGCCTAACTATCGTCAATGCCTTAAGACAATTTCTCCAAAAGTTTAGATTACCTGGAGAAGGACAAAAGATCGATCGTTTCATGCTAAAATTTGCAGAGAGATATGTCGAACAAAACCCCCATGTGTTTTCCAAGGCTGATACGGCCTATGTCTTATCTTACTCAATTATTATGCTAAACACTGATTTACATTCTaatcaaatcaagaagaaaatgacacTAGAGGAGTTTATAGAGAACAATGCCGGTATTGACAACGGGAAAGATCTTCCTAGGGAGTATATGGAGCAGTTATTTGATGAGATCGCAAACAATGAAATCAAGATTCTCTCAGAGCAACATCAGGCCATGGTATCGGGTGATGCTTCCGCGGTGTTACCACAACCATCGTCATTTGGATTTTTCAATGGAAAAGATTACGAGCGTGAGGCGTATATTCAAGTTTCCAAGcaaatttcttcaaaaactgaGTTGGTATTTAAAAACTTGAGCAAGAATCAAGATACCGTCTATTATGCCGCATCCCATGTAGAACATGTGAAATCAATTTTCGAAACGTTGTGGATGTCTTTCTTGGCTGCTCTAACTCCACCTTTCAAAGAATACAACGACATTGAAACATCTGAACTTTGTCTCAAGGGTATCACAACATCAATTAAGATTGCCGCAAACTTTGACATTGATTATGCTAGAGCATCATTCGTTGGTGCGTTGATACAATTCGCAAATCTTCAAGATCTTGAGGAAGTGAAGGTCAAAAACATATATGCGATAAGAAATCTACTTGAGATTGCAATTTCCGAGGGGAATTACATGAAGGATTCTTGGAAAGATATTTTAGTCATCGTCTCACAAGTAGAGCGGTTGCAATTAATCTCCAAGGGTGTGGATAGAGAAACTGTACCGGATGTCGCTCAAGCTAGATTAGCCAACCATAGATCATCCATGGACTCAACCAGATCATCCGCTAACCAAAGCTTCTTTGATAGATGGACTAGAAAAGCAACTCCTGTGGAAATTGCACAGGAGAAGTATCAGAATCAAACCCTATCTCCAAATATTGCTAAACTCATAACTTCAAGCGAATTAGTCGTTTTGATAGACAAAATTTTCACGAATTCATCTGCTTTATCGGGATCTGCAATCATTGATTTCATAAAGGCATTGACAGAGGTTTCATTGGAGGAAATCGATTCATCTCAAAATGCCACTACACCAAGAATGTTCTCCTTACAAAAGATGGTGGATGTTTGTTATTACAACATGGACCGTATCAGATTGGAATGGACACCTCTTTGGAACGTTATGGGAGAAGCATTCAACAAGATTGGTACCGAGTCTAATTTAGCAGTTGTGTTCTTTGCCATTGATTCTCTACGTCAGTTGTCGATTAGATTCTTAGACATCGAAGAATTATCTGGATTTGAATTCCAGCTAGATTTTCTAAAGCCATTTGAACACATTGTTGAGAATACTAAAGATATCGATGTGCAAGAAATGTGTATCGAATGTTTCCACAACTTCATTTTAACGAAGTCTGGGAAGATTAAATCAGGTTGGAAACCAATTCTAAAGTCTTTGAAATTTACTGCCCAATCGCCAAACGAGAAGATTGTCACGAGAACCTATGAATTGGTGTCTCAGGACATAGTGAAGGATCACTTTTATGATGTTTTAGCAATAGACGACTCGTTCGTTGATCTAGTGCTAGTACTCAAAGAGATAACTAAGAACCAAAAGCACCAAAAGTTAGCATTGCATTCTTTAGAGACATTGAGGAAAATTACTGGTCAAGTGGCAGAGCTAtgtttcaaagattctGAAAATCCAATATTACAAGGCAAGGATGAGTTTGAAGATATCTGGCTCCCATTGTTATTCTGCTTTAACGATACCATCATGACAGCTGTTGATCTTGAAGTTAGGTCTAGGGCCTTGAACTACATGTTCGATGCTTTGGTGGCCAACGGTTCAGAATTCAGCGTTGAGTTCTGGAACAAGATATGTACTCAGTTGCTCTTCCCAATTTTCGGTATCTTATCAAAGCACTGGGAGGTGAACCAGTTTAACAGCCACGATGACATGAGTGTATGGTTGTCTACCACATTAATCCAGGCCTTAAGAAACATGGTGGCGCTATTCACCCATTACTTCGATTCTCTAAATGGGTTGTTGAGTGGCATCTTAGGTTTGATGGTTTCTTGTATATGCCAAGAGAACGACACCATTGCAAGAATTGGTAGGTCGTGCTTACAGCAAttgattcttcaaaacatgTCTGAGTTCACAGACACGCACTGGCACCAAGTTACGGAGGCGTTTGGCACCTTGTTCCAACTGACAACAGCCAACGAGTTGTTTGAAAGCGATCCGCTAAAGCAAGGAAGACGGAAGTCTGTGCCAAACACTGCTACTACTAGTGCTAGCGCTACTACCGCTACCGCCCCATCTACCAACGGCACTGCCACAGGTTCTACTGCGGATACCACTAGCGAGGCAGAAAACAGCAAAGCGGAAGAAGAGATGGAAAGGGCCATTGCTGAGGAGAACGGACAAGATGTTGGGAACGAGCAAGAAGGTGCAATGGGTAGCGGCGAGGATATCGATGTTCTGCCACCACAAAGGCTGGTGGTGACCAAGAGCAGCGAGGCGCTAAAACAAAAGGTCAGCGTGAAGAACACCATTGTGGTGAAATGTATCTTGCAGCTTCTCATGATCGAGTCGCTCAGCGAGCTCTTTGAAGTGGAGGCCTTCATGAACACCATTCCATTTGACGATGCAATCAAGCTAACCAAGCTACTCGAATCTTCGTACGAATTTGCACGTGACTTCAACGATGACTACGAGCTAAGAACTCGTCTTGTTGAGGCGCGCGTTTCCAACAAAATCCCCAACTTGGCAAAGCAAGAGACCAGCTCCGCTGCTGTCTTGATCAACATATTGTTCAAGCTCTACCTGAATCGCGACCCACCAGAAAGCGATGCCGTCGCCAAGCACCAAGCCTTGTTGGAAAGATTGGTCTCCATCTGTGTCACAATAGTCCAGAGATATGTCGCTATGAACGACGGCGTGTCAGAGCGCGCCGTAAACAACTGGCGCCCAGTCATTGTAGAAATTATACAGGGTTACTCAGAGTTCGATGACAGCGACTACAAGGTGCAGTGCAAGACAATGTACGATTTGATCTTACAGATATTGGAGAAGCCATGTCCGGACGACTTGCGTTACGCGATCAGAGTCTTCCTCACAAGAATCAGAGAAACGTTCTTGGAGGACGACcaatcagaagaaacaccTGTTGCCTAG
- the URC1 gene encoding putative GTP cyclohydrolase URC1 yields the protein MISVTATGMKEVSQKIKATPVDDVLLTTYPEDSEPIPLKWGASDYQERGPVVPSKFKNGVSKHNCIGAHAGPYCIYHALAIGSNQLKRDHIPDFTNSQPAFTIPEQPSWFNDSDIVSMDPFGHLTPYLFDEVSKTEGVEIRPTIAITKATMQLLEMKEAVEKGELKVDGQIVVNENGDLNVSKIAVEPVWYLPGVAQRFGISEETLRKCLFEDTNGMYPELITRPDIKTYMPPIGGLTVYIFGDPQRISNPDKKIALRVHDECNGSDVFGSDICTCRPYLMFGIQEAVKEAQNGGSGIVVYFRKEGRALGEVTKYLVYNARKRGGDTADAYFHRTECIAGVRDMRFQQLMPDVLKWLGISKIDKMLSMSNMKYDAIVESGIEIVERVPIPDEMIPPDSRVEIDAKINSGYFSTEKAPTIEELQSVRGRTWNDV from the coding sequence ATGATTTCTGTTACGGCCACTGGCATGAAAGAAGTTAGCCAAAAGATTAAGGCTACTCCAGTCGATGATGTTTTATTGACAACTTATCCGGAAGATTCTGAACCCATCCCTTTGAAATGGGGTGCTTCAGACTACCAGGAAAGAGGTCCTGTGGTTCCTTCCAAGTTTAAGAACGGTGTGAGCAAACACAATTGTATTGGTGCACATGCTGGTCCCTACTGTATCTATCATGCGTTGGCGATTGGATCTAATCAGTTAAAGCGTGATCACATTCCAGATTTCACCAATTCACAACCTGCTTTCACCATTCCCGAGCAGCCATCCTGGTTCAACGATAGTGACATTGTGTCCATGGACCCCTTCGGTCATTTGACGCCATatttatttgatgaagttTCGAAAACTGAAGGTGTTGAGATTAGACCTACAATTGCAATCACCAAGGCCACTATGCAGTTGTTAGAGATGAAGGAAGCTGTTGAGAAAGGTGAATTGAAGGTAGATGGTCAAATTGTTGTTAATGAAAACGGTGATTTGAATGTTTCCAAAATTGCGGTTGAACCTGTTTGGTACTTGCCAGGTGTTGCTCAAAGATTTGGTATCTCTGAAGAAACTTTGAGAAAGTGTTTATTCGAGGACACCAACGGTATGTACCCTGAGTTGATTACCAGACCAGACATCAAGACGTACATGCCTCCAATTGGTGGTTTGACTGTATACATCTTTGGCGACCCACAACGTATTTCTAACCCAGACAAAAAGATTGCTTTAAGGGTACACGATGAGTGTAACGGATCTGACGTCTTTGGATCTGATATTTGTACTTGTCGTCCATACTTGATGTTTGGTATTCAAGAAGCTGTTAAGGAAGCCCAGAACGGCGGGTCCGGAATTGTGGTGTACTTCCGTAAAGAAGGCCGCGCATTGGGTGAAGTGACGAAATACTTGGTGTACAATGCACGTAAGAGAGGTGGAGATACCGCAGATGCTTACTTCCACAGAACCGAATGTATTGCCGGTGTGAGAGACATGAGATTCCAACAATTAATGCCAGATGTTCTAAAGTGGCTCGgtatttcaaaaattgaTAAAATGTTGTCTATGTCGAATATGAAGTATGATGCGATTGTCGAATCGGGTattgaaattgttgaaCGTGTTCCAATTCCAGACGAAATGATTCCTCCTGACTCTCgtgttgaaattgatgcTAAGATTAATTCTGGTTATTTCTCTACTGAAAAAGCACCAACTATTGAAGAGCTCCAATCTGTCCGTGGTAGAACATGGAATGATGTGTAA
- the ARG82 gene encoding inositol polyphosphate multikinase: MMSIQDCKKLKHQAAGHDGPLTDQDEMLLFKPSNNQEIEFYEKLSTRVPSNVDSNDVPFHYWTPAFLGVLREDKSQTAINDREQLNFITEKSKPITLSKLPNINTEKTYLVLENLLYGYVRPNILDIKLGRILWDESASEEKRIRLKEVSRTTTSGSLGFRICGMKMCQNSLINRMLDPKYYASDDDEYILVNKFYGRELTQSNVTDAFDVFFGDDKLSSERRASLIDTFLKRLQLFYNTLLNEEVRMISSSLLFIYECDPSRWDILENDHELLPSHLGYEDEENEDDESDEENRSDKYDTYPQKPKTLSNMALIDFAHSKFTPGSGIDDNTIEGVENLISIFEKLKTKYTV; encoded by the coding sequence ATGATGTCAATTCAGGACTGCAAAAAGCTGAAACATCAAGCGGCTGGACACGATGGCCCATTAACAGACCAAGATGAGatgcttcttttcaagcCTTCCAACAACCAAGAGATAGAGTTTTACGAGAAATTAAGTACTAGAGTACCGTCAAATGTGGATAGCAATGACGTACCATTTCACTACTGGACTCCAGCATTCTTAGGTGTTTTGCGGGAGGACAAAAGCCAAACGGCAATAAATGACAGAGAACAGTTGAATTTCATCACTGAGAAATCCAAGCCCATCACTCTATCTAAACTACCGAATATAAACACTGAAAAGACATATTTGGTTTTGGAAAATTTATTATATGGCTATGTACGGCCCAATATCCTGGATATCAAATTAGGCCGCATTCTGTGGGACGAATCCGCTAGCGAGGAGAAAAGAATCAGATTAAAAGAGGTTAGTAGAACGACCACATCGGGATCATTGGGCTTTAGAATATGTGGTATGAAAATGTGTCAGAATTCACTCATTAATCGTATGCTTGATCCAAAATATTATGCTTCAGATGACGATGAATATATTCTCGTAAATAAATTCTACGGCAGAGAATTGACCCAGTCGAATGTAACGGATGCGTTCgatgttttctttggagaTGACAAGCTTTCAAGTGAACGAAGGGCGTCTCTAATTGATACTTTCCTAAAGAGATTACAATTGTTTTATAACACTTTGCTTAACGAAGAAGTTCGTATGATATCAAGTAGCCTCCTTTTCATTTATGAATGCGATCCATCACGTTGGGACATACTAGAAAATGATCACGAGCTTCTACCTTCGCACCTCGGATatgaagacgaagaaaatgaagatgatgaaagtGATGAAGAGAATAGGAGCGATAAATATGACACTTATCCACAAAAACCTAAAACACTCAGTAATATGGCCCTTATAGACTTTGCTCACAGTAAATTTACACCGGGCTCAGGCATAGACGACAACACCATCGAAGGTGTGGAAAATCTAATCAgtatttttgaaaaattgaaaactaAATATACAGTTTAG